CGTGACAAGGATAACACATTCATATACCTATCTTCTGATAAAAGTCCTGCATTGTTAGAAGAAGCTAGTGATTCTTTTATCAGAACTTTTCAGGAAGCTACAAAAGGTCTGACAGAGGAAAAAGTTCCCATAACAAAGAGTGACACATTAAAAGAGACAAtagtaaaattaaatgaaaggtTTAGCAATCTTCTTGCTAAAGAGGAAGGGAATCAGTTGCTACTCCGTGGTCCAAAGAGTGAGATTTTAGCTGCCCAAAAATTTCTAGCAGGGGAAGGTGACAACAGCCAAGCTGAAAAGAGTATGAAAATATCATCTGAATGGTACAAATACAAGAATGGAATTGAAGTTGATGCTTCTGTGTTTAAATTGTTGGAAACCATACTAAgcaaagaaattgaaaacatAAATGGCAAATTTGATACACTGGTAGAAATAGAAGAGAAGTCATATGGCCAGAAGGTCATAATATTTAGGCCTAAATCCAAAACTTCTGATATGTCATCACATGCTACTGAAAGTTTCATCAGTGCATTTCAGAGTGCCTCTGCAATGTTAAGAGAAAAAATCATCAGCGTGAAGCTTTCAGAAGATCAGAAGAAAACTTTACATGTGCTACCTAATGCTAAGAAATTTGAAGATTTTAATGTAAAACTTCAGAAGAATGAAGATAAGTTAACCTTAAGGGGTTTAGCAGACCATCTTAGTGCTGCTGAAAAGTGCAAGAAGTCCCCTCTTAACATTGAAGGGACACAAACTAGAAACAGGGCACCACTGTCCTCTGACCTCAGCTCTCAGGAAGCTACAGGAGTGTCTAAGAAGTGCAGAGTTAGGCAAAAGAATAACCTTTCTTCTGAAGGACAGACTCAGGCaaagacagaagagaaagaagatgaGTGTCCAATTTGCAAGgacacaattaaaaataaagaaatactaGAAAAGTGCAAACATGAGTTTTGCAAAACTTGCATTGACATAGCCATGACCTACAAACAAGCTTGTCCAGTTTGTAATACTGTCTGTGGAGTCCTGACAGGAAACCAACCAGAAGGAACAATGTCAACTAGAACAAAGAATTTCTCTCTTCCTGGTTATCCCAATTGTGGCACTATTCAAATTGACTATGATATGCATGGTGGTATTCAAACTGTAAGTatacttaaatatttcttaaagatgtttttcccacaacaaaaccaatattgaatacaaaattaattatttccccGTTACTTTAATGCATGTTCAGAGAAGACATTTCTTTATTTGGTACGAATTTGCAAGTGtttaattcaatatttttggGCATGATTAAGTAAATACAGTAGGAATTAAATGGTCAGATGATCAGCCTCCATTTCATATGCACCAGGGCAGAAGTACCTGTCTTTAATTTGTACCGTGGGAATAACTGAACTGAAATCTATGCAGTGATATAAGCAAAGTTTTGCAAGTATAATGAGCATTTCTGGGCCTTTCTCTTTGCTGTGGACACAATGGACAAAAATATATAGTTGTCTGGCTTGGTGACAAATCTCCTTAAGTTGTGTGCTTGGATCTGTGGCTAGGACTGAGAATGGAGTAAATTAAAAAGTCACAGGTGCAGCGCCGTGCATTTgggagagaaaagagggaaaaacaaatttaaaaaataacaatggGTGCATGAGTGATGACAAGAGGGTGTGAATGAAATTTGTATGAAAGAAAGTATCTAAAGAGAAAAACTTTGGAATCAGTTATCAGTCATGCTGTGTCCTTCTGAATGATTTATGATACAcaatgtgtttttgttttgtttttctacaaAACAGAGCAGCCATCCAAACCCAGGGCAGCCTTACGGGCCCTCTCACCGAAGAGCCTTTTTACCTGACAATGAGGAAGGGCGAGAAATTCTGCAGCTCCTCGAAAGGGCCTTTCACCAAAAACTGATTTTCACAGTGGGGCAGTCACATACTACTGGTGAACAAAATGTTATCACATGGAATGATATTCACCACAAAACTGCCCTGGAGGGAGGACCTACCCAGTAAGTAGCTTTGTCTTTATGCAATACTGTTGTTACTCAGATGTGTCAGGAAGACTGCCTTGAATGTTTTCCACATTTAGAGCTTTCAGATTTTGTCACTAACAGAGTGATTGGGGAATGCCCTATGGATCCAGATGTTAATCACCTTCCCCGGAACAGGGATGAGCTTAGTGTTCTGCTGCCCCTCAGACTCTTCATTCACCAATGAGTTTGTAAGGCACTTAGTTAATAACTGCTTTGATTAGAACCTACAGGACAGCAAGCTTTTGATGACACCTAAGGTTGTTCTCCTGAGCTATGCCTCTCCTGTTACCTGCTGTTCTGCATCAGGAGGTGCTGGTCCATTATGATCCCCTAAAGATGGCACTCATGTTGTAAAACATGATTTGAAATTCTGCTTAACAGAGCTAACAGCAGGAAGTGAGACTGTAGTACAGATATGGTCATGTCCTTTTAGATGCTAGGAGCCAGGAGTTGGGCAGCACTTAGTGGGTCAGAACACAGGACACAGTGCCAGCCCCATCCATAAAAAAGGTTACCCCATTTTGGCCATTCAGGCTGTCAGAGGATTTTCTGAGTAGATGACCGCCCTGTCCAGTATTTCTTGAGGACTTGCTGCAGTTAAATGAAAGGAGCAATCACCAGGACAGAGTgtgagctgcctgcagcagagacCAGAGGGAATCTTGGACCAGTCCTTCCAAGCTTGTTGCAGCCTCTAAGGGGTAGGTGGTGTCTTGCAAGCTCTAAAGGCTTGTGTCAAGATCCTCCTGACAGGGCTAGGATcattaaaagagcaaaaagtaTCAGTTTAACTTTATTCTTCACTCTGTGCAAATTCTCTCTCTTGCTTATCACTTGCTTCGTACGCAGTTCTGGTGTTGCACTACTTCCAAGTCCAGAGGTTTTAAACCATTATGTTTCTGATTTGAAGGCTCACTTGGATATGCTTcaggtctgattttttttttttttaaagatatataCCCAAACACCCTATCATTTTGAAGAGAGACCCCAGGCAGCTTTGAAAATCAAGTTCTTAGTGCAAATTTGGACAACAAAAATGTAGCAGCTCCTTAAGTTTGTAGCTTTATGCTGTCTGTATCCTTCTGTGACTGGCAGAATGGGTCTGTTTTCTCTCTAGGGCAAGAACTGCTTAAAATTTGTGAAGAGATTTCTAAAAAGACTTTGATGAGATGGTTTTGTAGAATTGTCAAGTGCTTCATTGCAGAAATTGCCCAAACAATTCTTCTCTTCTCCTAGGTTTGGTTACCCAGATTCTTCCTATCTGCAGCGCGTTCGATCAGAAttgaaagcaaaaggaattgAATAAGGAAATCTATCAACTCTCAACTCTTAAGTGTAATGATTAGACATATAGCAGTTAATGTGCTATTCAAGCTCTGAGGGAAGTTGCTTTGTTTAACTACAGCTTGTATTCCACAGTTAGCTAAGAAAAGTAATCTTTTCTCATCAAACAATGTATGTTCTTTTCACAAATCATTGACTTCTCTGTATATGTAGCCTTCACAATATTTGGCTCTTGTAGCGTAGTATCAGTACTGTTGGCACTTTGTAAATCTTGCTTTACTAGCAAATCTGATCAGCACTTTCCCCCACAGCTCTCCAGTCTGATTTCCAAAACCCTTAGATCCACAGCTTGTATTAGATGAAACGCTTCTCTTAGCTTTGTGTTATGATGGCATCATGTAACCCATCTCATCTAATATTCGTATGCAGCTATGACAGTATTAGCTGTGATAAGGTTAGGGACTTTTGCCTCTTTTCATGGTAGAAATTGCCTTAGTGATTTGGGTTTTGCATGTGAAATTAGCCATGGATCATGTACGAGTGGGTACATGGATGCTTAGCTCTGCAGAAGTGCTGAATACTGAGAGCTGTGTTGGAGCAAACGGGAAGAA
This genomic interval from Motacilla alba alba isolate MOTALB_02 chromosome 7, Motacilla_alba_V1.0_pri, whole genome shotgun sequence contains the following:
- the DTX3L gene encoding E3 ubiquitin-protein ligase DTX3L, which encodes MAAVPLLVRVSPAPAAAETVTRKLQAYFQSRKRSGGGECSVRPGPEAGTYWVDFSEEQDRKRVESRSKHTLEVDARCCEIVILPAEGEPGKSGAAAQASVTASPSLPLPQQQQRDHGGYGATAKEDLTKKIFLRVTATLNTSMFTEDQREKITIMCPNLKREGNPGMDGSEKLTGDFTDIEKAYHYFQDILAGKDPNHDFSHSECKNGLNDENGLNTEEMSEFTLVTGLYEYFSHTRKEEIKELHKSFGVRINIKYRDKDNTFIYLSSDKSPALLEEASDSFIRTFQEATKGLTEEKVPITKSDTLKETIVKLNERFSNLLAKEEGNQLLLRGPKSEILAAQKFLAGEGDNSQAEKSMKISSEWYKYKNGIEVDASVFKLLETILSKEIENINGKFDTLVEIEEKSYGQKVIIFRPKSKTSDMSSHATESFISAFQSASAMLREKIISVKLSEDQKKTLHVLPNAKKFEDFNVKLQKNEDKLTLRGLADHLSAAEKCKKSPLNIEGTQTRNRAPLSSDLSSQEATGVSKKCRVRQKNNLSSEGQTQAKTEEKEDECPICKDTIKNKEILEKCKHEFCKTCIDIAMTYKQACPVCNTVCGVLTGNQPEGTMSTRTKNFSLPGYPNCGTIQIDYDMHGGIQTSSHPNPGQPYGPSHRRAFLPDNEEGREILQLLERAFHQKLIFTVGQSHTTGEQNVITWNDIHHKTALEGGPTQFGYPDSSYLQRVRSELKAKGIE